One segment of Pseudodesulfovibrio sp. 5S69 DNA contains the following:
- a CDS encoding RluA family pseudouridine synthase translates to MPETQFVIVTQAESGQKLLQFLERRLTGDVPRSAIQKWIRTGQVRVDKGRKKPFDRIEAGQTVRIPPYTPGESKQVSETGDLKVAYEDAELLAVAKPAGLAAHGGDGVTDSVTARLRAKYRDAAFMPTLAHRLDRDTSGLLLAAKSYEALRELNDLFASNGVAKVYLAWVEGRWDEQDGALLEDVMEKRGAPGRERVRTGSGKTALARVTVLAAGRDRSLLAVRLLTGRTHQIRVQLASRGHPVVGDRKYGKSGSRTSRTNMRLHCYALRAGERTISLKPAWSGGWEVDREALQKALGLLFD, encoded by the coding sequence ATGCCGGAAACACAATTCGTTATCGTCACGCAGGCCGAGTCGGGCCAGAAATTGTTGCAGTTCCTGGAGCGGCGGCTGACCGGCGACGTGCCGCGTTCGGCCATCCAGAAATGGATCCGCACCGGCCAGGTGCGCGTGGACAAGGGCCGCAAAAAGCCTTTTGACCGCATCGAGGCCGGGCAGACCGTGCGCATTCCGCCGTACACGCCGGGCGAGAGTAAACAGGTGTCGGAGACAGGCGACCTGAAGGTGGCCTATGAGGACGCCGAGCTGCTGGCCGTGGCCAAGCCCGCCGGGCTGGCGGCCCACGGCGGCGACGGGGTGACCGATTCGGTCACGGCGCGACTGCGGGCCAAGTACCGCGACGCCGCGTTCATGCCCACCCTGGCCCACCGCCTGGACCGGGACACCTCGGGCCTGCTCCTGGCTGCCAAGAGCTACGAGGCCCTGCGCGAACTCAACGACCTCTTTGCGTCAAACGGCGTGGCCAAGGTTTACCTGGCCTGGGTGGAGGGACGTTGGGACGAGCAGGACGGCGCGTTGCTTGAGGACGTCATGGAGAAGCGCGGCGCACCGGGCAGGGAAAGGGTCCGCACCGGGTCGGGCAAGACGGCCCTGGCGCGGGTGACGGTCCTTGCCGCGGGCCGGGACCGCTCGCTGCTGGCCGTGCGGCTGCTCACCGGGCGTACGCACCAGATCCGGGTGCAGCTCGCCTCGCGCGGGCACCCCGTTGTCGGAGACAGAAAGTACGGAAAGAGCGGGTCCCGCACGTCGCGTACGAACATGCGCCTGCATTGCTACGCCCTGCGCGCCGGGGAGCGGACCATCAGCCTGAAACCGGCCTGGTCGGGCGGTTGGGAAGTGGACCGGGAGGCCCTGCAGAAGGCGCTCGGGCTGCTCTTCGACTGA
- a CDS encoding YdbL family protein, with protein MRNKTRLVLIFTLVLGLAASAALAGPLKDRFIARKPVVAALLADGTVGENNQGFLEFRGPEKQADVVAAENKDRATVYAAIAKKIKTTPDLVGQRRASRVAKQAPAGTWLQNPDGTWYKK; from the coding sequence ATGCGCAATAAGACACGACTCGTCCTCATATTCACCCTTGTCCTCGGGCTGGCGGCCAGCGCCGCCCTGGCCGGGCCCCTCAAGGACCGGTTCATCGCCCGCAAGCCCGTGGTGGCTGCGCTGTTGGCCGACGGCACGGTGGGCGAGAACAATCAGGGCTTTCTCGAATTCCGGGGCCCGGAGAAACAGGCCGATGTGGTGGCCGCCGAGAACAAGGACCGGGCCACGGTCTACGCGGCCATCGCCAAGAAGATCAAAACCACTCCGGACCTGGTGGGTCAGCGCCGGGCCTCCCGTGTAGCCAAGCAGGCCCCGGCCGGCACCTGGCTGCAAAACCCCGACGGCACCTGGTACAAAAAATAA